The following are encoded together in the Ranitomeya imitator isolate aRanImi1 chromosome 4, aRanImi1.pri, whole genome shotgun sequence genome:
- the TSPAN9 gene encoding tetraspanin-9 isoform X2 — MARGCLCCLKYMMFLFNLIFWLCGCGLLGVGIWLSVSQGNFATFSPSFPSLSAANLVIAIGTIVMVTGFLGCLGAIKENKCLLLSFFIILLIILLAELILLILFFVYMDRVDENAKQDLKDGLLLYNTENNVGLKNAWNIIQAEMHCCGVTDYTDWYPVLGENTVPDRCCMENSQDCGHNSTSLVWKTGCYEKVKMWFVDNKLVLGTIGMCVLIIQILAMAFSMILFQQIHWTGKKYDA; from the exons ctcTGTGGCTGTGGATTGCTCGGAGTGGGAATATGGCTTTCTGTATCGCAAGGAAACTTTGCAACATTTTCACCCAGTTTTCCTTCGTTGTCGGCAGCAAATCTAGTTATTGCCATTGGCACAATTGTCATGGTGACTGGTTTCCTGGGTTGTCTCGGTGCTATAAAGGAAAACAAGTGCCTCCTCCTAAGT tttttcatcATTTTACTGATAATTCTTTTGGCTGAGCTGATATTGCTTATCCTATTCTTTGTCTATATGGACAGG GTCGATGAGAATGCCAAGCAGGATCTGAAGGATGGTTTATTGCTTTACAATACGGAAAATAATGTTGGGCTGAAGAACGCTTGGAACATTATACAGGCTGAA ATGCACTGTTGTGGAGTGACAGATTATACTGATTGGTATCCAGTGTTGGGAGAGAACACAGTTCCTGATCGATGCTGCATGGAAAACTCTCAGGATTGTGGCCATAATTCGACCAGTTTAGTTTGGAAGACA GGTTGTTATGAGAAAGTGAAGATGTGGTTTGTTGACAACAAGCTTGTCCTTGGGACAATTGGGATGTGCGTCCTCATAATACAG ATACTTGCAATGGCCTTTTCTATGATCCTCTTCCAGCAAATCCACTGGACTGGCAAAAAATACGACGCCTAA